The Capsicum annuum cultivar UCD-10X-F1 chromosome 3, UCD10Xv1.1, whole genome shotgun sequence genomic sequence gatattaaatttaattattattttcatctttattatttaaacaaatatcctatttagtgtaatatttgaactcattaaagtgaggtacatgcgcaaggcgcatacacctaaactagttatagatacagatatagatatatatatagatatagatatagatatagatatagatatagatatagattatagatatgatatattgattgattttttacttgtagattttcaaatatttttaacaacCTATTTTTGGGTGAAGATATGGATAAAGTTTCATCATATGTTTGACCATAGGATTATAGTGAAACCTAGGAAAACTACTGACCtactctctctcttcttctttaaCGTCAATATTCAAATGGTCACCTTGACTGATTGACCAGTTGACTCCGACGCCGACAACGCCAGCGACTTCGTAGATGTACCGACACAGGTAAGGGCTCACTCTCTCTCTCCCATTCTCTCTCTCTTCAGTCCTCTCTCTCCCCAGTCCTCTCTCTCCTCtgctctttttttctctcatCACTGCTATCGCCAGCGAATTAGGGTTTCTGTTGGCTCGACTCTAGCAATAATGTAGTGTGTAGCATCGGTTAAAACCTGGTTAAAATAGTTAGTGTGACGTCAAACAACGACCAACTGCCGGTAGCACCAAGAAGACTGTCCGGCGATATTCCAGCGACGCACTAGCGGCTTTTTTTCGGTGACTCTATTCCAGCAACTAATTTCGACATCAGAATTATTGTAACTAGCACACGCAAGAGTACCCTGGTGACATCCAAactttattatttagttattctttacagtttagtttctttttttctaGTTTGTTGTGATTATAGTGGGGTTTGGCTTGCTTATTGGTGGatattgttgtgttgttttaaCTGCTAGGccaaatagtgtatttttgataGTGTATTTTTTTATGCGTGCCTATTGTTTCCCTActgtttttctattgttttccTCTATGgctttgtttgtttatttgtctGTTTGTTGGATTGGGGCTTTGTTTCGATTATTAAGGAGTGGCTATGGGGGGTAATTATGTAATAGGGTCATGTCTGAGAGGATTGGGGGTGAAAGCTATTTTAAGAGGGGGTGAAGTGGGGATAGCGGGGGTGAAAGGGGGgtctaggttgggtgttagggCTGGTTTGGCAAGGGGTGGAAGAGGTAGGCGAGAGGCGAGAGAATATAGGTTGAGGGTAAGGTTTTGGAACATAGGAATCCTTCAGGGTAAGTTTGTTGAGCTAGTGAAGTTTcttaagaagaggaggattagtatTGTATGTGTTCAGGAGACTAAGtaggtagggtctaaggctagggatgtggatgggtacatGTTGTGGTACTCAGAGAGTGAGAGGCGTCGAAATGGAGTGAGTATCAtagtggatgaggagcttagaggataggtggtggaggttaagagggtcagtgaTAGGCTAATGACAATTAAATTGGTCATTGGGGGTTTTACGCtgcatgtgtgtagtgtttatgcaccGCAGGTAGGCTTGGAAGAGGAGGTGAAAGCAagattttgggaggctttggatgaggtggtgagaagcgTGCCTAGCTCGTATAAGATTATCAtagcaggggacttcaatgggcacattggggttTTGTCAGGAGGTTATGACGATGTGCATGGAGGCTTTGCTTTCAGCAATAGAAATGGTGAGGGGGTTACTCTGTTGGATTTTGtaagggcctttgggctggtgatAGTGAATTTGGGCTTTCCgaagaagaaggatcacctaATTACCTTCCGAAGCGTAATAGCcaagactcaaattgactttCTCCTACTTAGGAAGAGGGATGGGGttttgtgtaaggactgtaaagtcattccgAGTGAGCATTTTTCGACCCAGAATAAGCTTCTGATGATAGATTTTTTCATCAAGAAGAGTAGGGCCAAAGAGAGTTTACCCAGAATTAAATGGGGTGGCATGACGCCAATTAGTGTGCTGAAGATTGCAGAGAAGGTGGCGGGAATGAGGGTGTGGAAGTGTAGGGGGCGTAGATATTATGTGGGATAAGGTTGCCAGCTGCATCAGAGAGATGGCTAGAGAGGTattgggtgtttcgaggggtcGAGCAGGACGACATAAGGGgaactggtggtggaatgaagaagctAAGAAaaaagtggagattaagaagggggcgtatgttaagttgattgagagtaaagatgaagaggagaagcgggtgaatagggaggtttacaaagtagcaaggaaagaggataagttagcagttacggctgctaagacaaTAACTTTTGAGAGCATGTACGCGGAGTTGGAGGAAAAAGATGGGGAGAAAAGGTTGTagaggcttgctaaggctagggagaagaagggtcgtgacctcgatcaagtaaagtgcattaagggggaggatggtagagttttggtggaggatgttcacattaagaagagatggcaagAGTATTTTTATAGACTTTTAAACGGGGAGGAggacagaggcattgagttaggggagttggagcgcTCGGATGAGAGCCGTGATTTTAGTTACTGTAGATATTTTAAGGTTGAAGAGTTCAAAGAGGTTATTCGTAGGATGtagaggggtagggcgacggggcctgacgaGATCccggtggatttttgaaagtattCTGGAGGgtctggtttaaggtggttgactgatttgtttaactATATTTTCAAGACTGCGAAAATTCTTGAGGCTTGGAGATGAAGTACGATGATcccgttatataaaaacaagggtggtATTTAGAGCTGCAACAACTAcaggggtattaagctgttgagtcacactataaagatttgAGAGATAGTGGTTGAGTGAAGATTGGGGAGGGTCATGTATATTTTgaagaatcaatttggttttatgcctggtcgctcgacgatagaggcaatccacctggtgaggagattggtggagtggtataggaaaaaaaaaatttgcacatggtgttcatcgacctggagaaggcatatgacaaagtccctagggaggttctttggagatgtttAGAGGTGAGAGGGGTTTTGGTGGCGTACATCatagctattaaggacatgtacgatagaGAAAAGACTCGGGTGAGAATGGCGGGAGAAGACTCAGGGCATTTTCTGATCGAGACAGGTTTGcactagggatcgactcttagtctaTTTTTTTGCactggtgatggacgtgttgacgcggagtattcaaagtgaggtgccttggtgtatgttatttgtggatgatgtagtgctgattgatgagatgcgggggAGTGTGAATAAGAAATTAGAGGCTTAaaggcaaacccttgaatctaaggggttcaggttgagtaggtccaagatagAGTATATGAAATGCAAGTTTAGCGACTCGAGTCAGGAGGatgaagtggtggtgaggttggattcccaggatgtttgtaagagggatagttttaagtatcttgggtctatgattcaggggaatggcgagattgatgaggatatctatAAACATATTGGAgaaggttggatgaagtggaggatCACCTCGGGAatgttgtgtgataaaaaggtgccccttaagcttaaagacaAATTTTACAAAGTGTCAGTCCATCCGGCCATACTGTATGGATCGGAGTGTTGGCCAGTGtagaactcccatattcaaagaGTGAAGGTGGCGGAAAAGAGAATATTGCGCTGGatatgtggacttactagaggggatagagttaggaatgagactatccgggagaaggtaggagtggcttcagtggaggacaagatgcgagaaggaaggttgagatgatTTGGGCATGTAATGGGGAGGGGTacagatgccccagttcgtaggtgtgagaggctagttttggatggcttcaggaggagtaggggtaggccgaagaaatactggagggagatgattaggcatgacatgcaGTAGctatagcttactgaggacatgaccctagacaggaaGGTATGGAGggcgcggataagggtagaaggcttgTGTGAGGGTGCGGGTTGTAGCAAGGCGTTAGGAGAGCGCTTGTGTAGCTGGATTAGTAACCCTAGGACTGTGTCCTTGAGTAGGAGCCTCTAGTCAGGAGGGattgggtgtggtgggtgtctttgggCCGCGAGTGTATGTTAATACATGATGGGTGTCaaatttgttatttcttatttcgAATTGctcgtatttctcttatttcgtatttctctaatatctatttttactatctcttattccttatttctgttatgtcatccatcctgtTTCATGTTTCACTATGACTTTGTgcactattctctatcttgagccgggggtctatcggaaacagtctctctacttcttcggaggtagcgggatggactgcgtacattttaccctccccagacttcactttgtgggaatacactaggtttgttgttgttgttgttgtatatgtttGACCATAGTATTTGGAAAATATATTTCACTTTCAAAAGtttctaaaaaatgaaattttacccAAATACTAACATCTTCTAGTATTTGAGAATTTCAACTATTTgccaaaaatatttatcaaataatgacaaattgtatgatcaaatattatttgtcaaattatttaaaaaatttatgatcaaacgAATcctaaatttattcaaaataaaataaataactgtaattgaaataaaatatctaaactcTAAAGAGGTCTGCATCAATAAAGTAATTACGGATATAACTTGAGCCTAAACGCATGGGATGTGCATACAAGGAGGCTCCTATATGGAGAGGCCCCAATAAGGAGAATTCCTAGTAGACAAGTTGATGAAAGACACATCAACCGGCATCGAAATCGAAGAGCCAATTTCAGTAGGAGAaatgattttgtaatttttttatgattttttaaattagttttatGGAGTACTTAATTTACAAGAGAAATTAATTTTTACAAGCAAGAAATCTTTATTTTAC encodes the following:
- the LOC124896775 gene encoding craniofacial development protein 2-like is translated as MTIKLVIGGFTLHVCSVYAPQVGLEEEVKARFWEALDEVVRSVPSSYKIIIAGDFNGHIGVLSGGYDDVHGGFAFSNRNGEGVTLLDFVRAFGLVIVNLGFPKKKDHLITFRSVIAKTQIDFLLLRKRDGVLCKDCKVIPSEHFSTQNKLLMIDFFIKKSRAKESLPRIKWGGMTPISVLKIAEKVAGMRVWKCRGRRYYVG